A genomic window from Triticum urartu cultivar G1812 chromosome 7, Tu2.1, whole genome shotgun sequence includes:
- the LOC125524893 gene encoding uncharacterized protein LOC125524893 isoform X2: MDDLKAILARPIQVAEQVIKWAEEAQTCRQECLELKTKVERLASLLRQAARADLYERPARRILDDTGKALDKAAALLDRCRARGIVHRVFTIIPAGSFKRTSNQLDNSLGDLSWILRVSNYANAGDDLDDHIGLPPIAQNEPILFLIWEQIAVLYTGTFDARADAAASVVSLARDNDRYGRLIIEEDGVPPLLRLIKEGRPEGQENAALAIGLLGRDPECVELMVLAGVCTAFSKILKDAPMKVQGMVAWAVSELATNHPKCQDAFMQSNVIRLLVSHLAFETVQEHSKYAVASRMSLHSVVMDKKGSGKYSSHQDTFDAAEHTAANSLSAKPTVGGSAAAGTAAASIGSVAGTKQHNVSLSGTSTRGKEYEDEETKAYMKSNAARALCQLAMGNAAVCKNITESRALLCFSILLEKGAPDVQYNSALALMEICRVAEQNADLRRSAFKPTSPAARAVVEQLLRVVTKAEYDDLLIPCIMSLGCLSRTFRATETRIIGPLVNLLDEREADVSREAAVALTKFACTDNYLHVDHSKAIINASGAKHLVQLVYFGEQVVQVAALLLVCYIAHNVPDSEDLAQAEILTVLEWASKQAYMVQDTLIENLLPEAKIRMELYQSRGAKGYH; encoded by the exons ATGGATGACCTGAAGGCGATCTTGGCGCGGCCGATCCAGGTCGCGGAGCAGGTGATCAAGTGGGCGGAGGAGGCCCAGACGTGCCGGCAGGAGTGCCTGGAGCTCAAGACCAAGGTCGAGCGCCTCGCCTCCCTCCTCCGCCAGGCCGCGCGCGCCGACCTCTACGAGCGTCCCGCCCGCCGCATTCTCGACGACACCGGCAAGGCGCTCGACAAGGCCGCCGCCCTACTCGACCGCTGCCGCGCTCGCGGCATCGTCCACCGCGTCTTCACCATCATCCCCGCCGGCTCCTTCAAGAGGACGTCCAACCAGCTCGACAACTCCCTCGGCGACCTCTCTTGGATCCTCCGCGTGTCCAACTACGCCAACGCTGgcgatgacctggatgaccacaTTGGCTTGCCCCCCATTGCCCAGAACGAGCCCATACTCTTCCTCATCTGGGAGCAGATCGCCGTGCTCTACACCGGCACATTCGACGCCCGCGCTGACGCCGCGGCTAGCGTTGTCTCACTCGCGCGCGACAATGACCGCTACGGAAGACTCATCATCGAAGAGGACGGCGTCCCGCCTCTGCTGCGCCTCATAAAGGAGGGCCGCCCCGAGGGCCAGGAGAACGCCGCGCTCGCCATCGGCCTCCTCGGCCGCGACCCGGAGTGCGTCGAGCTCATGGTGCTCGCCGGCGTCTGCACCGCCTTCTCCAAGATTCTCAAGGACGCGCCCATGAAGGTGCAGGGTATGGTGGCGTGGGCCGTGTCCGAGCTCGCCACCAACCACCCCAAATGCCAGGACGCGTTCATGCAGAGCAACGTGATCCGCCTGCTGGTGTCCCACCTCGCCTTTGAGACGGTGCAGGAGCACTCCAAGTACGCCGTCGCGTCCAGGATGAGCCTACACTCCGTTGTCATGGACAAGAAGGGCAGCGGCAAATACTCGTCCCATCAGGACACATTTGATGCGGCGGAGCACACCGCGGCCAACAGCTTGTCGGCGAAGCCCACAGTCGGTGGTAGCGCCGCTGCCGGTA CTGCGGCTGCGAGCATTGGCAGCGTTGCGGGGACGAAGCAGCACAATGTGTCCTTGTCGGGGACGAGCACGCGAGGGAAAGAATACGAGGACGAAGAGACCAAAGCCTACATGAAATCCAACGCAGCCAGAGCGCTGTGCCAGCTAGCCATGGGCAATGCCGCCGTGTGCAAGAACATCACGGAGTCCAGGGCGCTGCTctgtttctccatcctcctggaGAAAGGCGCCCCAGACGTGCAGTACAACTCGGCCCTGGCGCTCATGGAGATCTGCCGTGTGGCGGAGCAGAACGCGGACCTCCGGCGGTCGGCGTTCAAGCCGACGTCCCCCGCGGCGCGCGCCGTGGTGGAGCAGCTCCTCCGCGTGGTCACCAAGGCGGAGTACGACGATCTCCTCATCCCCTGCATCATGTCGCTGGGCTGCCTGTCGAGAACCTTCCGGGCGACGGAGACCCGGATCATCGGGCCGCTGGTGAACCTCCTCGACGAGCGGGAAGCCGACGTGTCCCGGGAGGCTGCCGTGGCGCTGACCAAGTTCGCCTGCACGGACAACTACCTCCACGTGGACCACTCCAAGGCCATCATCAACGCCAGCGGCGCCAAGCACCTGGTCCAGCTGGTCTACTTCGGGGAGCAGGTGGTGCAGGTGGCGGCGCTCCTCCTGGTGTGCTACATCGCGCACAACGTCCCCGACAGCGAGGACCTCGCGCAGGCGGAGATCCTCACCGTGCTGGAGTGGGCGTCCAAGCAGGCGTACATGGTGCAGGACACGTTGATCGAGAACTTGTTGCCGGAGGCCAAGATCAGGATGGAGCTCTACCAATCCAGAGGGGCAAAAGGTTACCATTAA
- the LOC125524893 gene encoding uncharacterized protein LOC125524893 isoform X1, which produces MDDLKAILARPIQVAEQVIKWAEEAQTCRQECLELKTKVERLASLLRQAARADLYERPARRILDDTGKALDKAAALLDRCRARGIVHRVFTIIPAGSFKRTSNQLDNSLGDLSWILRVSNYANAGDDLDDHIGLPPIAQNEPILFLIWEQIAVLYTGTFDARADAAASVVSLARDNDRYGRLIIEEDGVPPLLRLIKEGRPEGQENAALAIGLLGRDPECVELMVLAGVCTAFSKILKDAPMKVQGMVAWAVSELATNHPKCQDAFMQSNVIRLLVSHLAFETVQEHSKYAVASRMSLHSVVMDKKGSGKYSSHQDTFDAAEHTAANSLSAKPTVGGSAAAGSNAAVGGNAAAAAATAAGGTSSSGVTAAAAASIGSVAGTKQHNVSLSGTSTRGKEYEDEETKAYMKSNAARALCQLAMGNAAVCKNITESRALLCFSILLEKGAPDVQYNSALALMEICRVAEQNADLRRSAFKPTSPAARAVVEQLLRVVTKAEYDDLLIPCIMSLGCLSRTFRATETRIIGPLVNLLDEREADVSREAAVALTKFACTDNYLHVDHSKAIINASGAKHLVQLVYFGEQVVQVAALLLVCYIAHNVPDSEDLAQAEILTVLEWASKQAYMVQDTLIENLLPEAKIRMELYQSRGAKGYH; this is translated from the coding sequence ATGGATGACCTGAAGGCGATCTTGGCGCGGCCGATCCAGGTCGCGGAGCAGGTGATCAAGTGGGCGGAGGAGGCCCAGACGTGCCGGCAGGAGTGCCTGGAGCTCAAGACCAAGGTCGAGCGCCTCGCCTCCCTCCTCCGCCAGGCCGCGCGCGCCGACCTCTACGAGCGTCCCGCCCGCCGCATTCTCGACGACACCGGCAAGGCGCTCGACAAGGCCGCCGCCCTACTCGACCGCTGCCGCGCTCGCGGCATCGTCCACCGCGTCTTCACCATCATCCCCGCCGGCTCCTTCAAGAGGACGTCCAACCAGCTCGACAACTCCCTCGGCGACCTCTCTTGGATCCTCCGCGTGTCCAACTACGCCAACGCTGgcgatgacctggatgaccacaTTGGCTTGCCCCCCATTGCCCAGAACGAGCCCATACTCTTCCTCATCTGGGAGCAGATCGCCGTGCTCTACACCGGCACATTCGACGCCCGCGCTGACGCCGCGGCTAGCGTTGTCTCACTCGCGCGCGACAATGACCGCTACGGAAGACTCATCATCGAAGAGGACGGCGTCCCGCCTCTGCTGCGCCTCATAAAGGAGGGCCGCCCCGAGGGCCAGGAGAACGCCGCGCTCGCCATCGGCCTCCTCGGCCGCGACCCGGAGTGCGTCGAGCTCATGGTGCTCGCCGGCGTCTGCACCGCCTTCTCCAAGATTCTCAAGGACGCGCCCATGAAGGTGCAGGGTATGGTGGCGTGGGCCGTGTCCGAGCTCGCCACCAACCACCCCAAATGCCAGGACGCGTTCATGCAGAGCAACGTGATCCGCCTGCTGGTGTCCCACCTCGCCTTTGAGACGGTGCAGGAGCACTCCAAGTACGCCGTCGCGTCCAGGATGAGCCTACACTCCGTTGTCATGGACAAGAAGGGCAGCGGCAAATACTCGTCCCATCAGGACACATTTGATGCGGCGGAGCACACCGCGGCCAACAGCTTGTCGGCGAAGCCCACAGTCGGTGGTAGCGCCGCTGCCGGTAGTAACGCCGCTGTCGGTGGTAacgccgctgccgccgctgccaccGCCGCCGGTGGCACCAGCTCAAGTGGCGTGACGGCAGCTGCGGCTGCGAGCATTGGCAGCGTTGCGGGGACGAAGCAGCACAATGTGTCCTTGTCGGGGACGAGCACGCGAGGGAAAGAATACGAGGACGAAGAGACCAAAGCCTACATGAAATCCAACGCAGCCAGAGCGCTGTGCCAGCTAGCCATGGGCAATGCCGCCGTGTGCAAGAACATCACGGAGTCCAGGGCGCTGCTctgtttctccatcctcctggaGAAAGGCGCCCCAGACGTGCAGTACAACTCGGCCCTGGCGCTCATGGAGATCTGCCGTGTGGCGGAGCAGAACGCGGACCTCCGGCGGTCGGCGTTCAAGCCGACGTCCCCCGCGGCGCGCGCCGTGGTGGAGCAGCTCCTCCGCGTGGTCACCAAGGCGGAGTACGACGATCTCCTCATCCCCTGCATCATGTCGCTGGGCTGCCTGTCGAGAACCTTCCGGGCGACGGAGACCCGGATCATCGGGCCGCTGGTGAACCTCCTCGACGAGCGGGAAGCCGACGTGTCCCGGGAGGCTGCCGTGGCGCTGACCAAGTTCGCCTGCACGGACAACTACCTCCACGTGGACCACTCCAAGGCCATCATCAACGCCAGCGGCGCCAAGCACCTGGTCCAGCTGGTCTACTTCGGGGAGCAGGTGGTGCAGGTGGCGGCGCTCCTCCTGGTGTGCTACATCGCGCACAACGTCCCCGACAGCGAGGACCTCGCGCAGGCGGAGATCCTCACCGTGCTGGAGTGGGCGTCCAAGCAGGCGTACATGGTGCAGGACACGTTGATCGAGAACTTGTTGCCGGAGGCCAAGATCAGGATGGAGCTCTACCAATCCAGAGGGGCAAAAGGTTACCATTAA